The Kribbella amoyensis genomic sequence TGTGGACACTCCCTCATCCGCACGACTCACTTTGACAAGGAATGGACATGACCACATCGGGTGTGCGCTCCCGGATCGCCGGCGCGGTTGCCGGGGCCGGTGCGCTTTCCCTGCTCCTCGGGGCGGCGGCGCTGGTCGCGGCGCCGGCGGCCTCCGCGGACCAGTCGGCCGCGACGAGCAAGGGCGGTAACCCGCCGGGCAACAACGGCACCGTGAAGATCGAAGGCGTCGACCTGCAGAGCGGTCCGCCGGACAACAACCCGCACCAGGGCTGCACGTTCGTCGTCGAGTTCTACAACTTCGACCAGGGCGACCTGAACGCCAAGGTCACCTTCGAGGACCAGGCGCCGACCGCGGACGCCGGTCTGCAGGTCGTCTCCGGTGACCTCACCCCCTTCATCGGCGGTGACCCGGCCGGCGGTGGCAACGACCTCGACGCCCGGGAGACGTACACGCTGAAGTTCAGCGGCGAGCCGCACCCGAAGCAGGGGTACCACGTCAAGCTCACCGTGAACGCTCCGGGTTCGATCGGCAACGACACCAAGCACAAGGTGTTCTGGGTCGAGGGCTGCACCACGACCACCCCGCCCACGACCCCGCCGACGACCGAGCCCACCTCGCCGTCCACGACGGAGCCCACGTCGCCTTCGACGACCGAGCCGACCTCGCCGTCCACGACGGAGCCCACGTCGCCTTCGACGACCGAGCCGACCTCGCCGTCCACGACGGAGCCCACGTCGCCTTCGACGACCGAGCCGACCTCGCCGTCCACGACGGAGCCGACCTCGCCGTCGACGACCGAGCCCACGTCGCCGTCGACCACGGAGCCGACCTCGCCGTCCACCACCGAGCCCACGTCGCCGTCGACCACGGAGCCGACCTCGCCGTCCACGACCGGGCCGACCTCGCCGTCCACCACCGAGCCGACGTCGGGAACGCCCACGTCCACGGCGACCGGCACCGCCGGCGTTCCGGGTCCGTCGGACTCCGACACGCCGACCGAAGGCGTACCGACCGAGGTCGACGCCGGTCTGGCCGGGGGCCGGACTGTTGCCGCGAGCAACAGCAACCCGCTCGGTACGGTCGGCACCGTGCTGATGGCCGCCGGTGGCGTGATGCTCGCCGCGGGTGCAGCCTTCACGCTGCGCCGTCGCGGGAAGCACAGCGTCTGAGGCACAACGCATGACCTCAGCTCGGCGTCGCGGACGACCCGCCCCACTGCGGTGGGGCGGGTTGCTCGCGGTCGCCGGGCTGCTGGTCGCGGGGATCGGCGCCGGCGTCCAGTTCGGCCGTGATCAGGCCGGCGCCTCGCCGACTCCCGGCCCGTCGGCGTCTCCGTCCGCCCGCCCCGGCGGACCGAAGGCGTTGCTCACCCCGCCGTCCGAGTCACCGGCCGAGAAGCCGGACCAGCCATCGGCGAGTTCGTCCGCGGGGACCAGGAAGGGCACCCCGGCAACGACGTCGGCCCGGCCCGGGCGTCCGACCCGGATCTCCCTTCCGCAGTTGGGCATCACGGCTCCGGTCGTCGGAATCAAGGCCGTCAACGGTCAGCTCATCCCACCCGCCGACGCGACGAAGGTCGGCTGGTGGTCGGGTGGCGCGCAGCCGGGTGCTGCCCGCGGCTCCGCGGTGATCACCGGCCATACGGTCCACAACGGTGGCGGCGCCTTCGACGACCTGGACCAGCTCCGCCCCGGGACCACCGTCACCGTGACGACGGCGCGCGGCACTCTGCGGTACCAGGTCACCAGCGTCACGACGTACCGGAAGCGTTCGCTGGCCGCGCATGCCGGGGAGTTGTTCGACCAGCAGGTCAAGGGCCGGCTCGTCCTGGTCACCTGTGA encodes the following:
- a CDS encoding class F sortase; translated protein: MTSARRRGRPAPLRWGGLLAVAGLLVAGIGAGVQFGRDQAGASPTPGPSASPSARPGGPKALLTPPSESPAEKPDQPSASSSAGTRKGTPATTSARPGRPTRISLPQLGITAPVVGIKAVNGQLIPPADATKVGWWSGGAQPGAARGSAVITGHTVHNGGGAFDDLDQLRPGTTVTVTTARGTLRYQVTSVTTYRKRSLAAHAGELFDQQVKGRLVLVTCEDWNGQVYLSNVVVVARPMA